In Oreochromis niloticus isolate F11D_XX linkage group LG22, O_niloticus_UMD_NMBU, whole genome shotgun sequence, the sequence ATTTTTTCAATATTTAAAATTGTTATAAAACGTGTTCTTACGTTACGTaggtttatttttaatctgtagtcACGTGATGTCACTACGTCACATGTAAACCCGAGCGAAGATGGCGACCGCCGAGGGAGAGTCTTCTGTGCATAGTGTGTCGGATGAATTATTTCAAAATTTTTATACTGAGGTAAAGCAGATTTAAAGTTAGATTATTCACTTTAAAGTATCGGTTGCTGTCTTTGCACCGCCTGAAGCCGGTTATTGAGCGGTTACCCCGTTTATCACCTACGAGGCCTGCTGACATCAGCTAACGAGAAGCTAACGTTAAACGAGATGTTTGTGAGCAGCTTCAGTCTTCTGCTAGTACGAAAAAAACACCGTTATTTGGgcttattttattcattattatcagaaGCTGGTACTACAAGCCATGTTACCTAAACTATGGCTTGCTTAGTAGGAGTTACTGCGTTGGCGGGCCTTTTatggagctgctgctgggtCAGTGTACATGTTGAcctgtatttatttaatgagGATAGCTTCCTGAAAAGATTAAGAGCATCCTTCTCGTTCTTCGTATTTCATTCTTCGGAGCTGGCTGACATAattcagaagaaaataaaaatgtattccgACAGCCTTGTTTGCCAGGAGCTTTGCATTGtgctgtttttcactgttttgttttgctgctgttgttgttttgttttgttttgttttacttgaatatctagatatttattttatttattttttacaggtGAAGCAGATTGAGAAGCGAGACTCTGTGTTAACCTCCAAGCAGCAGATTGACAGACTGCTCAGACCTGGCGCATCATACTTCAATCTCAACCCTTTTGAGGTAACCTAGTGCACTAATGGTGTGGATTATttcaattattattatcattgttaaaTATGCTACCTATCTACCTACCTATCAATGTATGTATGCAGCATTTTTAATAAATCATTCACACTTCACTTCTAATTAACAAAGCAACTGCAATAATGTATATAGCTTTTAGGAGCTTATGTAATTAATATTTATACTTGATGCTTACTTATTATTTCCATATCTGTATCTTATTAGACCAAAAatcaaagaagagaaaacagttttaaaatgtaCCCTTTTAAAAGTTGTGAACACTGATCTTAGGAAtcaaatcatgttttttttaagtgacagTCTTCCTTCATTCTGTGCAATAATTTTGACTCCTCATACGACTCACACAACCAATCTGAAAGGATCTGTGATTGGCCAAAGTCACCTGTCAGGGACAAACTTTTCCAAAGCCTAATACCAGAACCCAAGAGTTATGTAATATTATTCAAAGCACTAACTGCTTATGATGTATCAACGTTATGAGATCCAACACTATTAACAATTGTCGATTTCAAATCTCTTTCAGGTTCTGCAAATTGATCCAGAGGCAACAGATGATGAACTGAAGAAAAGGTTTCGGGCGGTAAGGAAGTCTTATGGAGGAGAGGCTTTTCAGTGACCTAATTTTTACAGACATGGCGTGTTTTTTGcaatgctgtttttgtttttcattttaaatctcCTCTACTTGGCAGTTGTCCATTTTGGTCCATCCAGACAAAAATCAGGATGATCCAGACAGATCGCAGAAAGCTTTCGAAGGTAACAATTCTCTCACGTACATCTCTTATGGCTTGTATTTTTGTACAGCTCCAAGTTAATTAAAATGGGTTTTATTGGCTATTTGGACACTCAATAAACTTTGGAGGAAAAAGACAAAacctcaaaaacagtttctgtgtcattgttgtttttgtacaaattaaaatacataaaagtaCGAAAACAACAATTTGACTTTGTTAGAGCCTCTGTGATACAGTTATCTGCTAATCTTACATTAAACTACTCTTTAATCGAGCCTTAATGTCGTACTATGTCCAGCTGTGGACAAGGCATACAAACTCTTACTGGATCCAGAGCAGAAGAAGAGAGCCTTAGATGTGATTCATGCAGGAAAGGAATATGTGGAGCATATGGTGAGTATTTTCcacactgactttaaaaaaaacaaactctaatgcttttttccccctttccaTGTTACTCAGCTTTCATTATCTGGACTTTTTTAATGcgatgtttctttatattttaaaggtaaaagagaaaaggaaacagTTGAAGAAAGAAGGGAAACCACTGGATGTGGAGGAAGATGATCCGGAAATGGTAAGTTCTACTGAGGTACTGAGACTTTTATTGTAATTTCAGAACCACGTTTTAAAGGGAAGGCAAGTAAAGAATAGTTCTGTCTTTATCACAAACTACTGGATTAGCAACATGTAAAAAAGAGGGATAGTGCTATCACTGCAAACCAATAGCAGAATTTTGCACCAGGAAAGACATTGAAGTAAGTGTAACTTCATAGGGGTGAGAGgcttttaaaaacattattttgggGCAAACTAGGtaaacctttattttttaaatctgattTGACTGATGCATGTAGTTTTTATGTGGCAGACACCACTGAAATTAAAGTATTTTGAATAAATGCCCAGCAGTGTTACCAAAAGGCAGTGAAGGtgaatgagtttaaatacctgggatcaACTATCTAAAGTAACAGTGTGTTGAAGAGCAGAGTGGAgtgggtgatttgtgacagaaggatagcaacAAGAATGAAAAGGAAGGCTTTCAAGATGGTAATGAGATCTCCTATGATGTATGAAAAAGCACTGACAAAAGACGTCCAGAGGACCAGAATAGACAGGATTAGAAACAAGTAGATCAGAGGGACGGCTCgggttgagcagtttggagacaaaattagagaggcaaggctcagttggtttggacatgtgcaggggAGGGATAGTAAATATACTGGATTGAAGATGGAGTTGCCAGACAAGAGGAAAGGGGGATGAGCACAGAAAAGATTTGTGGAAGTAGTGAaggctttgtgtgacagaggaTAATAGGAATAGAGGTAAatgatccactgtggtgatTGCTAAAGGGAACAGCTGAATTCACAGTCAGTTCAGAattgccagttaacctaacatgcaaaCATGTGTCAGCCCTGGTTTAGTACTTGGGACCTTCTTGCTCTGAGGAAACAGAGCTAACTACTGTGCTTCATATCatacatgtattttttatttttctctctctccagttCAAGCAAGCAGTGTACAAACAGACCATGAAGCTGTTCGCAGAGCTGGAAATCAAGAGGAAGGAGAGGGAAGCAAAGGAAATGCATGAAAGGTAATGGGCGGGATTTTTAAGAACTTGGTTGCTGCTCTGTATGACTAAAACATTTACCCGTCTTTACCACTTGGTAGTTTGTTTTAGAAACAGAGAATGTTTTCATTCATAACATCCTGGATTTCTCTCAATTTACCAGGAAAAGGGCGAGAGAAGAAGAAATCGAGGCGGCAGAGAACGCTAAGCGACAGCGAGAGTGGCAGAAAAACTTCGAGGTGCGTTCTTGTGTGCCAGTTGTTACGCATCTGTAAATAGAAACACGATGACTGTGCCATTTGGATTTCTTAattgaaaaataatatttttatttgcttCAGGAAACAAGAGATGGACGTGTGGACAGCTGGAGGAACTTCCAGGCCAAAGGAAAAAgcaaagagaagaagaacagGTCCTTCCTAAAGCCCCCTAAAGTCAAAATGGAACAGAGGGAATGATGTAAAACTGGACTTCACTCAATTAAAATCCActgtttaaatgaaagaaacacttCTGTGTATCCTCTCCTTGTTGTCTGCGGTCATCTGTGTAATCATCATCACAGCCATCAGCATTGTGTCGTAGGACAACATCCCGACCCCGACAGCTGTAGTTTTGTACTTGGCTTTTCtaatgtacatatttgtgatcTGGAGATCATACCTGCCCCATGTAATAAAGAAATGATGCATCTTCCATTTGTGTGACAGAGGGTGGAAGCATGGTTTGCTGTCATTTGCTTTCTTGTtctccttgttttgttttttttaaataaatctttgTCTTAACAAGCCTACTTCACTGTGGTCTCCAAAACTGTTAAAACTTGcagaaaaaagtgaaataacTAGGTCATGGGATACGGATATCTATAAGCTATGTGGCATCTATGCTTCTTATTATCTGGCTGTCATTGATTCCTTTTATAAGTAGAATATCAACTGGATACAAATTTACAAATGTGTTGTTGGAACAGGCATTCTTGTTAAGAACCTACGTCTCTGTGCATGTCTTCTGTGTATTCATAATATAAATTTAAGCAGCTCACCGTTTTACTCCCAAGTTATGTTGTTTTGgagaaaataaattttaaaaaactgcttagtttctgttttggcttttttttaagcacaaaaggaaaaaaagaactcGGAAAATGAACAGtgggaaaataaaataccagtttaataattcagttttaaaactttttttctttgcagttgTGCTCAGCAAACACCATGAAACAATGGAGATGGCTACAGTGTATAATTTGTAAAACAAACATCAAAACAAGAAGCAGCATTGTCTGCCAAAGGAAAAAGAATACTtcagaaaatacagtaatacAAATGTTTCCCGTCCTCCTGGGTTACATGGTGTCAGTCTCATTTTCTCCATCCAGTCTCATTTGCAGAAAAATCTGCAAAAGCATGTGGCTCattgaaaaaaatctaaacgTCCTTACGCGTCCCATCTCACATGACTGTGCACTGATCTCCTGCACCTGCACCAGGCGCCGTCACAGCAGGGGATGCATTAGTACCCCCCATCAATCCATCCAGACTGAGGCCCTGAAAAGCTCCAAAGAAGGAGTCGTCGTTGGTCGGGGTCGGTTTCCTCCTGGAAGCGTTGCTCTGCTGCAGGCACATGTGTTCAGGTTAGATAATGACACGCTGATAAGTCAGTTGCATTTGAATGTAGCTGCTCACTTACCCGTGGGAGGCAGTGATGGCTCCTGAAGTGAGTTTTCCTGACAGTCCTTTCAGCATTCTTCTTGGCCAGCATGGCTTGCTGACGTTTCCTTTGGCAAACAGCAAAGAGCAACATTTAGCGTGGCACATGGGCGAGGAGCTTATTCATGTGAGGAAGAGTCTTATCCTCACTAAGCCAGGTCTGTCTGGCCAAGAGTCTTAGCTTGATGACAAGATAGTAACTGAAAATCATTGTTTTCCTAAAATACAACAGCAACTCTAACTCTGTTTATTGTATTGCAAAGAAAGCTAAAAGTGATCGTGAAAAACTCCACACAGCCTGGAAAAACcacattaaaaactgaaattcaatcaatcaatcacatGAATGCTTctgtttaattttctttttttttacctttcccTCTTCAGTTCATCCTGGTAAGCTCTGAGCCAGGAGTCTGGCACTTTTTGGCTGTTGCAGGGAAcgcttctcctcctgctgacgCTCCTCCTGCGGGTGAAGCTGCTTCTCCGGACAGACTGGCTCCTCCCGGCGCCCCTCTTGGTGGTGCTTTTCCCCGACACGCAGCTGGTGAACTGCTTCAGGGGAGCGCCCAGTGACATTAAGGAATCCATTTGCGCCGTTTGTAGATGTCGCTTGATTTATCAGGTAGACTTTTCCAACTATTTAAGGCAATATCAGCATGAAGGTGCGACTCTTTGACTATTTGGGATAAATCTTCAGCAGAAGAAGTGAGGCTTTTATTGGAGACTGTAATCTGCAAATAAAAAGTACAAGCAGAGAAAACTTTAATACCTCTatattgaaattaaaaaaaggaaaaaaaaatactctccATCCTTTATTTGGGAAACTTTGTCTGTGTCCATAAAAAAGAGACACCCTAAAGTCACAATTTTACACAACATGTTGCACATGGCTTAAAGAAACAATGACTGACCTTTGTGCGTTCTCCTGTAGACACAATGGGCTGATGGTATCATTTGTCAAAGCTGTAAAGCAAAGGATCCATTTAATGCTCTGCTGCCAGCACTTCAGCTTGTGTACCTGTAGACACCTCCGCTCCGCAGCGCTCTGCTCTTATGCGGATTTGACTGATGACCTTGCAGGTCTACAAATTGGATTAGCTGAGGACGCAACAGTCGCTTATCTCATTAACAGCAGAGTAGCTGCAAACAAATCTGCACATGCAAACAGATGCTTATTTAGATTTTGGCTGCTGAAATAGTTCCGAAATTTACATCCAGGGGACTGACGACGACTAGGCTCCACTTAGTTTTGTCATTGTCAATTTTAGCAGCTGATGAAATTATTTGGCAACAGGGTCAGAGGAAGCCTGACAGATGGGAGCTGATAAAGTGGAAGGCGGAGGATGACGCTTTTATGACGCACAGAGGACGACTTCTACCCAAAGACGAGACAGTTTCATTGACTGGAAGGCTCAATTTCATTCACAGATTCGCTTCATTCACAGTGAACTCAGACAAATTCAAGCCTAGAGAGAAACAGCATTCACAGTGTCTGAAATCCCAAACCATGCACTATATACTCAATATTTTTACTACTGTCCATGTCACTTACAGAGCAACACGTGTTAATGGTAATCCAACAACCTGTGCGAGACCAAGCAATCATTAACAAACTGGCACCTTATTTTTAAACACTATAAAGATTTACCATAAAGATTGAGCTGTGCCTCTTAAATCCTGTTACTGCTGCACTGCTTTTATAGATTTATACACCAGTGTAGTATCCGGGGCCACATACTCTAATATTTACCTGGAAATAGTATGCATTTAAAGTACTGCTACACACTGCAATTATATACATACTAAGGGTAAGACTCTCATTATTGAAGCATACTAAATACTATATTAGTGTGGAATTTCAGACACAGTCATAGCCTGCCCACACCACTATGAATCACCTGTGTTTGATGCTACAACAGTGCATTTCTACCATACAGATTATTTCAATTCTGCATATGAAGGTTTTTACATTTAACACAAAGAATTGGACAATCCTCAGGTTGTTAGAAAACGTGAGAAAATGACCAGAAAACCTACATCCCACATCTTTGTATGTCAGTCAAGCACAGTTTCAATCAAACAGATTCAGttttatcattttcttttaaGGTTAATGCACAGCAGGGTTTCTATTCGGTCTGCTGTTGTTTGAGAAAGAATGGGGACAGCGAGGTTAATAAAGGTACTAATAAAAGTACTGACAGGTGGGGAAGTCTACATGACGATCCATCTATACACCTGTTGCAACAGATCTTGTGCTCAGCTCTCTTCTGCTCCTCAGGAGGTGACAGCTGAGCGTAGACTTTGAAGGGTAATGACAGAGAGATTAGTTAACAAGATAGGACTGGTAGAGGAAAAACATCCGACAGTCGCTGCCAGAAAACCCTGTCATTAGggtgggaatttttttttttttttattttatcagtgTATGCAAAATGCCTAAAACTATTAAACAATTAAGTTAAGATACTTGGAAAACAGCATGAAAACtatcccatttaaaaaaaaagaaaacacttaaaaagACTGAGTCTAGTGATAGTCTAAAGTGTGGCTGATGATCCAGAGAAGAATGCCCCAGAATAATTTGCTATAAAATCAGACTTTAGTAATCTGAAAATGCAGGTGATAAAATGtccaaatgattaaaaaaaaaaaaagcttttagtGCCAGTGGAATCCAAGAGACAGTTTGCTGTAAAAACGTGAAAGATTTAAAGAAATGatttaaaattagaaaataatAC encodes:
- the dnajc8 gene encoding dnaJ homolog subfamily C member 8, translating into MATAEGESSVHSVSDELFQNFYTEVKQIEKRDSVLTSKQQIDRLLRPGASYFNLNPFEVLQIDPEATDDELKKRFRALSILVHPDKNQDDPDRSQKAFEAVDKAYKLLLDPEQKKRALDVIHAGKEYVEHMVKEKRKQLKKEGKPLDVEEDDPEMFKQAVYKQTMKLFAELEIKRKEREAKEMHERKRAREEEIEAAENAKRQREWQKNFEETRDGRVDSWRNFQAKGKSKEKKNRSFLKPPKVKMEQRE